A genomic segment from Salvia splendens isolate huo1 chromosome 13, SspV2, whole genome shotgun sequence encodes:
- the LOC121761656 gene encoding receptor-like protein 33 isoform X1, with protein sequence MDRSSQLYLFGTSLLLLQWLIDYSSANSYINLDRSSLTAFKSRISFDPHNILTKNWSSRRNVCSWIGVTCDSRYHRVTRLDISSMGIVGTIPPEIGNLSFLVSLDFSENSFHGPIPPSIFNMSFLEDLNLRNNSLSSSLPFDMCKHNLHRLKRLRISFNKLYGEIPSSLEHCSQLEYVSLRSNNFSGHVPTQIGKLTMLQELYLGANYLSGTIPKEIANLTNLQWLGLHNNNLSGNIPKEIGNLRMLQWLDLNTNKLSDNIPNEIFALTNLQTLVVSVNNFRGHVPIEIGNLTMLRLLDLSTNKLSGNIPLEIGALTNLRYLDMSFNTFSQHVPREIGNLKELQSLYLSNNKLYGNIPNAIGALTNLQNLDVSVNNFSGHVPKEIGNLKMLQWLNVRTNKLSGNIPNDIGGLTNLQTLSMDFNSFSGQVPRQIWNLTMLLTLYLGNNMLSGNIPTEIGVATNLQYLDMSFNNFSDHVPREIGNLTSLQLLFLNNNKLSGNIPTNIGTLTNIQYLDMSFNNFRDHVPREIGNLTSLQTLYLNNNKLSGNIPKEIGALTNLQTLSMSFNNFNGHVPKEIGNLTMLQWLNLRTNKLSGNIPKEIGALTNLQYLAINLNNISGQMPREIWNLTMLQMLYLGSNNLSGNIPKEIGALTNLQTLSMQFNSFSGHVPREIQNLPKLQELYLDANNLSGPIQSTFVNQSGMVFLGLGLNFFNGEIPPSICNMTSLQILYLSYNNLEGPIPKCVGNLSTSLLILHLNANKLNGLIPSTFPKGCSLQSINLNDNKLEGTLPRTLLNCQGLLGIDIGNNEIRDAFPFWMETLPQLRLLVLRSNKFNGTMLVDSNSNTEQPFPKLQVLDVSQNVFVGPLPDRYIKNFRGMIDAKENQTDDRANLFLSYIDLKLTLKGLDQLLLQLLDTFTTIDLSSNRFSGSIPTSVGNLNSLRYLNLSHNTIVGHIPSSVAGMSLLESLDLSSNKLDGEIPSGLARLTFLAKLNLSMNNLEGQIPQSTQLSTFGNESYVGNVGLCGFPLTKKCEGSDGKPVFPQDEEDGDEYGFIDGFGWRSVVMGYGCGFVVGIGIGYMIIRSGRPKWLVEFFFGVGYNNSKTKKRNRAKATTRRR encoded by the exons ATGGATAGATCTTCACAGCTTTATCTCTTTGGAACCTCACTCTTACTTCTTCAATGGCTGATTGATTATAGCTCAGCCAACTCATACATCAACCTTGATCGTTCTTCACTTACTGCTTTCAAATCTCGAATATCTTTCGATCCCCATAATATATTGACCAAAAATTGGAGTAGTAGGAGAAATGTCTGTAGTTGGATCGGAGTTACTTGTGATTCTCGCTATCACAGGGTGACTCGGTTGGATATATCGTCTATGGGTATTGTAGGAACCATTCCACCAGAAATCGGAAATCTTTCTTTTCTAGTTTCTTTAGATTTCAGTGAAAACTCTTTCCATGGTCCTATTCCCCCATCTATTTTCAACATGTCATTTTTAGAAGATTTGAATTTGAGGAATAATAGTTTGTCTAGTAGCCTACCGTTTGATATGTGCAAACACAATCTACATAGGCTCAAGAGACTTCGTATATCTTTCAACAAGTTGTATGGAGAAATACCGTCGAGTTTGGAGCACTGTTCACAGCTTGAGTATGTTTCTTTGCGCAGCAACAACTTTAGTGGACATGTGCCAACACAAATTGGGAAGTTGACAATGCTTCAAGAGTTATACTTAGGCGCCAACTATTTAAGTG GTACTATTCCAAAAGAAATTGCGAACTTGACAAACCTTCAATGGTTGGGACTTCATAACAACAATTTAAGTG GTAATATTCCAAAAGAAATTGGAAACTTGAGAATGCTTCAATGGTTGGATCTTAATACAAACAAGTTAAGTG ATAATATTCCAAACGAGATATTTGCTCTTACAAATCTACAAACTTTGGTCGTAAGTGTCAACAACTTTAGGGGCCACGTTCCTATAGAAATCGGAAACTTGACAATGCTTCGATTGTTAGACCTTAGTACAAACAAATTAAGTG GTAATATTCCATTAGAGATTGGTGCCCTTACTAATTTACGATATTTAGACATGAGTTTCAACACGTTTAGCCAACACGTGCCACGAGAAATTGGGAACTTGAAAGAGCTTCAATCCTTGTACCTTAGTAACAACAAGTTATATG GTAACATTCCAAATGCGATCGGTGCTCTTACTAATTTACAAAATTTGGATGTGAGTGTGAACAACTTTAGTGGCCATGTGCCAAAAGAAATTGGAAATTTAAAAATGCTTCAATGGTTGAATGTTCGTACCAACAAGTTAAGTG GTAATATTCCAAATGACATTGGTGGTCTTACTAATTTACAAACTTTGAGCATGGATTTCAATAGCTTTAGTGGCCAAGTACCAAGACAAATTTGGAACTTGACAATGCTTCTAACGTTGTATCTTGGTAACAACATGTTAAGTG GTAATATTCCAACTGAGATCGGTGTCGCTACTAATTTACAATATTTGGATATGAGTTTCAACAACTTCAGTGATCATGTGCCACGAGAAATTGGGAACTTGACAAGCCTTCAGTTGTTGTTCCTTAATAACAACAAATTAAGTG GTAATATTCCTACAAATATCGGCACCCTTACTAATATACAATATTTGGATATGAGTTTCAACAACTTCCGTGATCATGTGCCACGAGAAATTGGGAACTTGACAAGCCTTCAGACGTTGTACCTTAATAACAACAAATTGAGTG GTAATATTCCAAAAGAGATTGGTGCCCTTACTAATTTACAAACTTTAAGCATGAGTTTCAACAACTTTAATGGCCATGTCCCAAAAGAAATTGGCAATTTGACAATGCTTCAATGGTTGAACCTTCGTACCAACAAGTTAAGTG GTAATATTCCAAAAGAGATTGGTGCTCTTACTAATTTACAATATTTGGCAATAAATCTCAACAACATTAGTGGCCAAATGCCAAGAGAAATTTGGAACTTGACAATGCTTCAAATGTTGTACCTTGGTAGCAACAATTTAAGTG GTAATATTCCAAAAGAGATTGGTGCTCTTACTAATTTACAAACTTTGAGCATGCAATTCAACAGCTTTAGTGGTCACGTGCCAAGAGAAATCCAAAACTTGCCAAAGCTTCAAGAACTGTACTTGGATGCCAACAATTTAAGTG GTCCGATACAATCCACCTTTGTGAATCAATCAGGAATGGTTTTTTTAGGGCTTGGTCTCAACTTCTTCAATGGTGAGATTCCACCATCCATTTGCAACATGACATCCCTCCAAATCCTCTATTTGTCGTACAATAATTTGGAAGGGCCAATTCCAAAATGTGTGGGAAACTTGAGCACATCTCTTTTAATCCTCCATTTGAATGCAAATAAACTTAATGGCCTCATCCCATCAACATTTCCAAAGGGTTGCAGTCTTCAGTCAATCAATCTGAATGACAACAAATTGGAAGGAACACTACCCCGAACTCTACTCAACTGCCAGGGTTTGTTGGGCATCGACATTGGTAATAATGAAATACGAGATGCATTTCCCTTTTGGATGGAAACACTCCCTCAACTTCGCTTGCTTGTCTTGAGGTCAAATAAGTTCAATGGTACGATGTTGGTGGATTCAAACTCAAACACGGAGCAACCATTTCCAAAGTTGCAAGTCTTGGATGTATCACAGAATGTATTTGTTGGCCCTCTACCTGATAGATATATCAAGAACTTTCGAGGTATGATAGATGCAAAGGAAAACCAGACTGATGATAGAGCAAATTTGTTTCTAAGTTATATAGACTTGAAACTCACATTGAAAGGATTGGATCAGTTATTGCTGCAATTGTTGGATACCTTTACAACTATTGACTTATCCTCTAACAGATTCTCTGGTAGCATTCCGACATCGGTAGGGAATCTTAACTCTCTTAGATACTTGAATTTGTCTCACAATACCATTGTAGGACATATACCTTCATCAGTTGCAGGTATGAGTTTACTCGAGTCGTTGGACTTGTCTTCAAACAAACTAGATGGAGAAATTCCAAGTGGATTGGCAAGGTTGACATTTCTTGCGAAGTTAAATCTTTCGATGAATAATCTCGAGGGACAGATACCACAATCTACTCAACTTTCCACATTTGGTAACGAATCATATGTGGGAAATGTAGGATTGTGCGGATTTCCATTAACAAAAAAATGTGAGGGGAGTGATGGAAAACCAGTATTTCCTCAAGACGAAGAAGATGGTGATGAGTATGGATTTATAGATGGATTTGGCTGGCGAAGTGTGGTGATGGGGTATGGATGTGGATTTGTagttggaattggaattggttACATGATTATAAGAAGTGGAAGGCCAAAATGGTTAGTTGAATTCTTTTTTGGGGTTGGATACAATAATAGTAAGACGAAGAAAAGAAATAGAGCAAAAGCAACTACAAGGAGAAGGTAA